The Numida meleagris isolate 19003 breed g44 Domestic line chromosome 7, NumMel1.0, whole genome shotgun sequence genome contains a region encoding:
- the WDR78 gene encoding WD repeat-containing protein 78 isoform X1 — protein MPGPGGARPFSALRQRWRTTLNISKQVSITGGTHTSAALSSHVHTSAGRAVRKATQEHRQHDVRVFDDEGKDVTPHPLFHPDPKTAVSKQSKLLALSDYLGATESGFLSFSVHQTLEEDDSFSAPHSRTYGSSRISKSTTSITESVLDGIAEPGSHQDTAVSLPDVQVRHEEIKAQLTEEDLDKKVDIYLTETETLRMLDIPPVLVSVESEDAARVLERNKVYADVCKNRPGNDRFIEKMMQTINGATKNKKVQCDKIIMEDKGIVVTSWDMYDSFNTSQVEPTSKAEGSRAPEKRSTSSMTKDQAAPAAAERGSITSPTVLESTGRAGVHEEEKCHAEAILRSENFQQDLFFMERILMENIFQPKLAAYRQFPVLIDPAITPGAGSTVAATKEAEQEEHDKGKKDKKDQKETLTEPLILSELNKTSEEMVLPSLELLWSYRCDLTHQHNVSSMAWSKVNPDLLAVGYGAFDFKEQKEGLACCWSLKNPMWPERIFQCKHGVTALDFSMATPNLLAVGMYNGTIAIYDVQSPDSTILFHSGECSAKHTGPVWQLKWVEWDRGTTEADKWEKLISISADGRITQWFMQEGLSCVDLIKIKRTRSKKKNSPGEKERKSDDLLSQRAAGMCFDFHPKDTDLYLAGTEEGLIHKCSHSRNKQFLKTYRGHKGSVYKVAWNPFTTDMFLSCSVDWSIILWHQNSQTPILTFSTTTTVVHDITWSPRSAFIFAAASESKVEIWDLSISILDPVITHIANPEAKFTSVLFAKNTDCLLVGDSRGEVCVFLLQNLPASSSTEVDALHDVIGPALLPVAK, from the exons ATGCCGGGCCCGGGCGGAGCGCGGCCGTTCTCTGC ACTGAGACAAAGATGGAGGACCACCCTCAACATCTCAAAGCAGGTGAGCATCACAGGCGGCACCCACACAAGTGCAGCGCTGAGCAGCCACGTCCACACCTCCGCGGGCAGAGCTGTGCGGAAGGCGACCCAGGAGCACAGGCAGCACGATGTGCGG gtttttgatGACGAAGGAAAGGATGTGACACCCCACCCGCTCTTCCATCCAGATCCAAAAACTGCTGTATCCAAACAAAGCAAGCTCCTGGCATTGAGCGATTACTTGGGGGCCACAGAATCAggctttctctctttctctgtacATCAGACGTTAGAAGAAGATGATAGTTTTTCGGCCCCACACTCGAG GACATATGGAAGCAGCAGAATTTCTAAATCAACCACGTCAATAACAGAGTCCGTGCTAGATGGAATAGCAGAACCTGGCTCTCACCAAGACACAGCTGTTAGCTTACCTG ATGTACAGGTGAGGCATGAGGAGATAAAAGCACAACTGACAGAAGAAGACTTAGACAAGAAAGTGGATATTTATCTCACAGAGACAGAAACTCTCCGGATGTTGGACATTCCACCTGTTCTGGTGTCTGTAGAATCAGAAGACGCTGCAAGAGTTCT ggAGCGTAATAAGGTATATGCTGACGTTTGCAAAAACAGACCTGGTAACGATCGCTTTATAGAGAAAATGATGCAAACCATTAATGGAGccacaaagaacaagaaagtaCAATGTGACAAAATCATCATGGAAGATAAAG GGATAGTGGTCACTTCCTGGGACATGTATGATTCTTTTAACACATCACAAGTAGAACCTACCTccaaagcagaaggcagcagagccccagaGAAGAGGAGCACCTCTAGCATGACTAAAGACCAGGctgcacctgcagctgctgagagag GCAGCATAACTTCTCCTACTGTTTTGGAAAGCACCGGTCGTGCCGGAGTCCACGAGGAGGAGAAATGCCACGCAGAAGCTATATTAAGATCAGAAAACTTTcagcaggatttatttttcatggagAGGATTCTAatggagaatatttttcaaCCCAAACTCGCAGCTTATCGGCAGTTTCCTGTCCTCATAG ATCCTGCCATCACACcaggggctggcagcacagTAGCTGCTACGAAAGAGGCTGAGCAGGAAGAGCATGATAAGGGAAAGAAGGATAAGAAAGACCAGAAGGAAACGCTTACTGAGCCATTAATTCTGTCAGAGCTAAATAAAACCTCAGAAGAAATGGTACTTCCCAGTTTGGAACTACTCTGGTCCTATAGATGTGATTTAACTCACCAGCACAACGTGAGCAGCATGGCTTGGAGCAAAGTAAACCCG GATCTTTTAGCTGTTGGTTACGGAGCGTTTgattttaaagaacagaaggaaggtTTGGCATGCTGCTGGTCACTGAAGAACCCAATG TGGCCAGAGCGTATTTTCCAGTGCAAGCATGGCGTTACTGCACTGGATTTTTCTATGGCAACCCCAAACCTCTTAGCAGTTGGGATGTACAACGGCACCATTGCGATCTATGATGTACAGAGTCCTGACTCCACCATACTCTTCCACAGTGG CGAATGTTCAGCTAAACATACAGGTCCTGTATGGCAACTGAAGTGGGTGGAGTGGGACAGAGGCACAACAGAGGCTGACAAGTGGGAGAAATTAATCTCTATCTCAGCAGATGGCCGAATAACCCAGTGGTTTATGCAGGAAGGACTAAGCTGCGTTG atctgataaaaataaagcgaacaagaagcaagaagaaaaactcaccaggtgagaaagaaaggaaaagcgATGATCTGCTATCCCAGAGGGCAGCTGGGATGTGCTTCGACTTCCATCCAAAG GACACTGATCTTTATCTTGCTGGAACAGAAGAAGGTCTTATTCACAAGTGTTCTCACTCACGCAATAAGCAGTTTCTAAAGACGTACAGAGGACATAAG GGCTCTGTGTATAAAGTTGCTTGGAATCCATTCACCACTGACATGttcctgagctgctctgtggaCTGGAGCATTATTTTATGGCACCAGAACTCGCAGACACCCATTTTAACTTTCAGCACCACCACTACCGTTGTTCATGACATTACGTGGTCTCCAAGGTCAGCCTTCATATTTGCAGCAGCTAGTGAAAGCAAAGTAGAAATTTGGGACCTCAGCATTAGCAT CCTGGACCCTGTGATCACTCACATTGCTAACCCAGAAGCAAAATTCACATCTGTACTCTTTGCTAAGAACACTGACTGCCTTCTGGTGGGAGACAGCAGAGGAGAAGTCTGTGTGTTTTTGCTGCAGAATCtgcctgcttccagcagcactgag GTTGAtgccttacatgatgtaatCGGTCCTGCTCTACTTCCAGTAGCTAAATGA
- the WDR78 gene encoding WD repeat-containing protein 78 isoform X2 has product MPGPGGARPFSALRQRWRTTLNISKQVFDDEGKDVTPHPLFHPDPKTAVSKQSKLLALSDYLGATESGFLSFSVHQTLEEDDSFSAPHSRTYGSSRISKSTTSITESVLDGIAEPGSHQDTAVSLPDVQVRHEEIKAQLTEEDLDKKVDIYLTETETLRMLDIPPVLVSVESEDAARVLERNKVYADVCKNRPGNDRFIEKMMQTINGATKNKKVQCDKIIMEDKGIVVTSWDMYDSFNTSQVEPTSKAEGSRAPEKRSTSSMTKDQAAPAAAERGSITSPTVLESTGRAGVHEEEKCHAEAILRSENFQQDLFFMERILMENIFQPKLAAYRQFPVLIDPAITPGAGSTVAATKEAEQEEHDKGKKDKKDQKETLTEPLILSELNKTSEEMVLPSLELLWSYRCDLTHQHNVSSMAWSKVNPDLLAVGYGAFDFKEQKEGLACCWSLKNPMWPERIFQCKHGVTALDFSMATPNLLAVGMYNGTIAIYDVQSPDSTILFHSGECSAKHTGPVWQLKWVEWDRGTTEADKWEKLISISADGRITQWFMQEGLSCVDLIKIKRTRSKKKNSPGEKERKSDDLLSQRAAGMCFDFHPKDTDLYLAGTEEGLIHKCSHSRNKQFLKTYRGHKGSVYKVAWNPFTTDMFLSCSVDWSIILWHQNSQTPILTFSTTTTVVHDITWSPRSAFIFAAASESKVEIWDLSISILDPVITHIANPEAKFTSVLFAKNTDCLLVGDSRGEVCVFLLQNLPASSSTEVDALHDVIGPALLPVAK; this is encoded by the exons ATGCCGGGCCCGGGCGGAGCGCGGCCGTTCTCTGC ACTGAGACAAAGATGGAGGACCACCCTCAACATCTCAAAGCAG gtttttgatGACGAAGGAAAGGATGTGACACCCCACCCGCTCTTCCATCCAGATCCAAAAACTGCTGTATCCAAACAAAGCAAGCTCCTGGCATTGAGCGATTACTTGGGGGCCACAGAATCAggctttctctctttctctgtacATCAGACGTTAGAAGAAGATGATAGTTTTTCGGCCCCACACTCGAG GACATATGGAAGCAGCAGAATTTCTAAATCAACCACGTCAATAACAGAGTCCGTGCTAGATGGAATAGCAGAACCTGGCTCTCACCAAGACACAGCTGTTAGCTTACCTG ATGTACAGGTGAGGCATGAGGAGATAAAAGCACAACTGACAGAAGAAGACTTAGACAAGAAAGTGGATATTTATCTCACAGAGACAGAAACTCTCCGGATGTTGGACATTCCACCTGTTCTGGTGTCTGTAGAATCAGAAGACGCTGCAAGAGTTCT ggAGCGTAATAAGGTATATGCTGACGTTTGCAAAAACAGACCTGGTAACGATCGCTTTATAGAGAAAATGATGCAAACCATTAATGGAGccacaaagaacaagaaagtaCAATGTGACAAAATCATCATGGAAGATAAAG GGATAGTGGTCACTTCCTGGGACATGTATGATTCTTTTAACACATCACAAGTAGAACCTACCTccaaagcagaaggcagcagagccccagaGAAGAGGAGCACCTCTAGCATGACTAAAGACCAGGctgcacctgcagctgctgagagag GCAGCATAACTTCTCCTACTGTTTTGGAAAGCACCGGTCGTGCCGGAGTCCACGAGGAGGAGAAATGCCACGCAGAAGCTATATTAAGATCAGAAAACTTTcagcaggatttatttttcatggagAGGATTCTAatggagaatatttttcaaCCCAAACTCGCAGCTTATCGGCAGTTTCCTGTCCTCATAG ATCCTGCCATCACACcaggggctggcagcacagTAGCTGCTACGAAAGAGGCTGAGCAGGAAGAGCATGATAAGGGAAAGAAGGATAAGAAAGACCAGAAGGAAACGCTTACTGAGCCATTAATTCTGTCAGAGCTAAATAAAACCTCAGAAGAAATGGTACTTCCCAGTTTGGAACTACTCTGGTCCTATAGATGTGATTTAACTCACCAGCACAACGTGAGCAGCATGGCTTGGAGCAAAGTAAACCCG GATCTTTTAGCTGTTGGTTACGGAGCGTTTgattttaaagaacagaaggaaggtTTGGCATGCTGCTGGTCACTGAAGAACCCAATG TGGCCAGAGCGTATTTTCCAGTGCAAGCATGGCGTTACTGCACTGGATTTTTCTATGGCAACCCCAAACCTCTTAGCAGTTGGGATGTACAACGGCACCATTGCGATCTATGATGTACAGAGTCCTGACTCCACCATACTCTTCCACAGTGG CGAATGTTCAGCTAAACATACAGGTCCTGTATGGCAACTGAAGTGGGTGGAGTGGGACAGAGGCACAACAGAGGCTGACAAGTGGGAGAAATTAATCTCTATCTCAGCAGATGGCCGAATAACCCAGTGGTTTATGCAGGAAGGACTAAGCTGCGTTG atctgataaaaataaagcgaacaagaagcaagaagaaaaactcaccaggtgagaaagaaaggaaaagcgATGATCTGCTATCCCAGAGGGCAGCTGGGATGTGCTTCGACTTCCATCCAAAG GACACTGATCTTTATCTTGCTGGAACAGAAGAAGGTCTTATTCACAAGTGTTCTCACTCACGCAATAAGCAGTTTCTAAAGACGTACAGAGGACATAAG GGCTCTGTGTATAAAGTTGCTTGGAATCCATTCACCACTGACATGttcctgagctgctctgtggaCTGGAGCATTATTTTATGGCACCAGAACTCGCAGACACCCATTTTAACTTTCAGCACCACCACTACCGTTGTTCATGACATTACGTGGTCTCCAAGGTCAGCCTTCATATTTGCAGCAGCTAGTGAAAGCAAAGTAGAAATTTGGGACCTCAGCATTAGCAT CCTGGACCCTGTGATCACTCACATTGCTAACCCAGAAGCAAAATTCACATCTGTACTCTTTGCTAAGAACACTGACTGCCTTCTGGTGGGAGACAGCAGAGGAGAAGTCTGTGTGTTTTTGCTGCAGAATCtgcctgcttccagcagcactgag GTTGAtgccttacatgatgtaatCGGTCCTGCTCTACTTCCAGTAGCTAAATGA